A single genomic interval of Amycolatopsis albispora harbors:
- the hflX gene encoding GTPase HflX: MTELTHTDMAAELDGEELSIGELELEDRASLRRVAGLSTELEDITEVEYRQLRLERVVLVGVWTEGTAAQSEASLAELARLAETAGSEVLEGIVQRRSRPDPATYIGSGKVRELFDIVRATGADTVICDGELSPGQLRQLEAKLKVKVVDRTALILDIFAQHASSKEGKAQVELAQLQYLIPRLRGWGESLSRQAGGRAGGGNGGVGLRGPGETKLETDRRRINKRVAKLRREIASMDTIRETKRGRRVANEVPSVAIVGYTNAGKSSLLNAITGAGVLVEDALFATLDPTTRRADTPDGRTYTLTDTVGFVRHLPHQLVDAFRSTLEEAADADLLLHVVDGSDPAPEEQVNAVRDVLGEITSKRSEPLPPELLVINKADAADEVTLARLRHLLPGALVVSAQTGEGIEALVAEIAQRVPRPDVVVDAVVPYTRGELVARAHADGEVLTEEHTEEGTHLRARVHPDLAAALETFAVNGSPA; the protein is encoded by the coding sequence ATGACGGAACTGACACACACTGATATGGCAGCCGAACTCGACGGCGAGGAGCTGTCGATCGGTGAGCTGGAACTGGAAGACCGCGCCTCGCTGCGGCGCGTCGCCGGGCTCTCCACCGAGCTCGAAGACATCACCGAAGTCGAATACCGGCAGCTCCGCCTGGAGCGGGTCGTGCTGGTCGGCGTGTGGACCGAAGGTACCGCCGCCCAGTCGGAGGCCTCGCTGGCCGAACTCGCCCGGCTCGCCGAAACGGCGGGCTCGGAGGTGCTCGAAGGCATCGTGCAGCGCCGCTCCCGGCCCGACCCGGCCACCTACATCGGTTCGGGGAAGGTGCGCGAGCTGTTCGACATCGTGCGCGCCACCGGCGCCGACACGGTGATCTGCGACGGTGAGCTGTCCCCCGGCCAGCTGCGGCAGCTGGAGGCGAAGCTGAAGGTCAAGGTGGTCGACCGGACCGCGTTGATCCTGGACATCTTCGCCCAGCACGCCAGCTCCAAGGAGGGCAAGGCGCAGGTCGAGCTGGCCCAGCTGCAGTACCTGATCCCGCGGCTGCGGGGCTGGGGTGAATCGCTGTCCCGGCAGGCCGGTGGCCGGGCCGGTGGCGGCAACGGCGGCGTGGGCCTGCGTGGTCCCGGTGAGACCAAGCTGGAGACCGACCGCAGGCGGATCAACAAGCGCGTGGCCAAGCTGCGCCGCGAGATCGCCTCGATGGACACCATTCGCGAGACCAAGCGCGGCCGCCGCGTGGCCAACGAGGTGCCCAGCGTGGCCATCGTCGGCTACACCAACGCCGGCAAGTCGAGCCTGCTCAACGCCATCACCGGGGCCGGGGTGCTGGTGGAGGACGCGTTGTTCGCCACCCTCGACCCGACCACCCGGCGGGCCGACACGCCCGACGGGCGCACCTACACGCTGACCGACACCGTCGGCTTCGTCCGGCACCTGCCGCACCAGCTGGTCGACGCGTTCCGCTCCACGCTGGAGGAGGCGGCCGACGCCGACCTGCTGCTGCACGTGGTGGACGGCTCCGACCCGGCGCCGGAGGAGCAGGTCAACGCGGTGCGTGACGTGCTCGGCGAGATCACCAGCAAGCGCAGCGAGCCGCTGCCGCCGGAACTGCTGGTGATCAACAAGGCGGACGCGGCCGACGAGGTCACCCTCGCCAGGCTGCGGCACCTGCTGCCCGGCGCGCTGGTGGTTTCCGCCCAGACGGGTGAAGGCATCGAGGCGCTGGTCGCCGAGATCGCGCAGCGCGTGCCGCGCCCGGACGTGGTGGTCGACGCGGTGGTGCCGTACACCCGCGGCGAGCTCGTGGCCAGGGCGCACGCCGACGGTGAGGTCCTCACCGAGGAGCACACCGAGGAGGGCACGCACCTGCGGGCGCGGGTCCACCCGGACCTGGCCGCCGCGCTGGAGACCTTCGCGGTCAACGGCTCGCCCGCGTGA
- a CDS encoding esterase-like activity of phytase family protein translates to MRGRACAVVLAGMLAVTPAAVAQDVPAPESLCTVRDARLAELSGLAADGDRWYAMGDGGTKLQVVVLGRDCRVQKVISAPVDPYDVEDLARAPDGTLWLADTGDNRKQRETVALHALTPAGKATLYRLTYPDGQHDAEALLLDGSGTPFVVTKNVLGRAEVYKPAAELKSPGPNALEKVGTLDIATTDTPGGPVGGVGSLLVTGGAVSHDGKTVALRTYTDAYLYAAPDGDVAAALKRSPVRVPLPNEPQGEAIAFEPDGTLLSASEGTGQPVRAVRGATGLVSATTTAADEQGSPGPTGDPATGGSESGVPLLPAAAIAVLVALGLVFVVSRLRRR, encoded by the coding sequence GTGCGCGGTCGGGCGTGCGCGGTGGTGCTCGCGGGAATGCTGGCGGTGACCCCGGCCGCGGTCGCGCAGGACGTGCCCGCGCCGGAGTCGCTGTGCACGGTCCGCGACGCACGGCTGGCCGAGCTGTCCGGCCTCGCGGCCGACGGCGATCGCTGGTACGCGATGGGTGACGGCGGCACAAAGCTGCAGGTGGTGGTGCTCGGCCGGGATTGCCGGGTGCAGAAGGTGATCTCCGCGCCGGTCGACCCGTACGACGTGGAGGACCTGGCCCGCGCGCCGGACGGCACGCTCTGGCTGGCCGACACCGGGGACAACCGCAAGCAGCGTGAAACCGTGGCGCTGCACGCGCTGACCCCGGCGGGCAAGGCCACGCTCTACCGCCTCACCTACCCGGACGGGCAGCACGACGCCGAGGCGCTGCTGCTCGACGGTTCCGGCACGCCGTTCGTGGTGACCAAGAACGTGCTCGGCCGCGCCGAGGTGTACAAACCGGCCGCCGAGCTGAAGAGCCCCGGCCCGAACGCGCTGGAGAAGGTCGGCACGCTGGACATCGCCACCACCGACACGCCGGGAGGACCGGTCGGTGGCGTCGGCTCCTTGCTGGTCACCGGCGGTGCGGTGAGCCACGACGGCAAAACCGTTGCCCTGCGCACCTACACCGACGCCTACCTCTACGCCGCCCCGGACGGTGACGTGGCGGCCGCGCTGAAGCGCAGTCCCGTGCGCGTGCCGTTGCCGAACGAACCGCAGGGCGAAGCCATTGCCTTCGAACCGGACGGCACGCTGCTGTCCGCCAGCGAAGGCACCGGCCAGCCCGTGCGGGCCGTGCGTGGGGCGACCGGGCTGGTCTCGGCCACCACTACCGCCGCGGACGAGCAGGGCTCGCCCGGACCCACCGGTGACCCCGCGACCGGTGGATCCGAGTCGGGCGTGCCGCTGTTGCCGGCGGCCGCCATCGCCGTGCTCGTCGCGCTCGGACTGGTTTTTGTGGTGAGCCGCCTGCGCCGCCGGTGA
- a CDS encoding ArsR/SmtB family transcription factor — protein sequence MGTERRRATEAEANALASGIRLRIIRLTFKEALTNKELARRLGKDPATVLHHVRKLVDTGFLVAQPARRGNRGAKEIPYLSTGLSWNLQFDESEELGQASLEAYLAEVGEAGTAKVEQTRLVLQLAEDERAEFKRRLYGLLEEYAERPVTPGAERTAVYVALYPST from the coding sequence GTGGGCACCGAGCGACGCAGGGCGACCGAGGCCGAGGCGAACGCGCTGGCCTCGGGAATACGGCTGCGCATCATCCGGTTGACCTTCAAGGAAGCGCTGACCAACAAGGAACTGGCGCGCCGCCTTGGCAAGGACCCGGCGACCGTGCTCCACCACGTGCGCAAGCTGGTGGACACCGGGTTCCTGGTGGCGCAGCCCGCCCGGCGCGGCAACCGCGGCGCCAAGGAGATCCCGTACCTGTCGACCGGCCTGTCCTGGAACCTCCAGTTCGACGAAAGCGAAGAGCTGGGGCAGGCGTCGCTGGAGGCCTACCTCGCCGAGGTCGGGGAGGCAGGGACCGCCAAGGTCGAGCAAACGCGCCTGGTGCTCCAGCTGGCGGAGGACGAGCGCGCGGAGTTCAAGCGCCGCCTGTACGGGCTGCTCGAGGAGTACGCGGAACGGCCGGTCACCCCGGGTGCCGAGCGGACCGCGGTGTACGTGGCGCTGTACCCGAGCACGTAA